A portion of the Cucumis melo cultivar AY unplaced genomic scaffold, USDA_Cmelo_AY_1.0 utg001577l, whole genome shotgun sequence genome contains these proteins:
- the LOC127147454 gene encoding cytochrome c oxidase subunit 2-like, with protein sequence MPIPCLSWLDQPNRRFPSSFIGRARTSLSFFGGGAEQSKKKAKKMIVLKWLFLTIAPCDAAEPWQLGSQDAATPMMQGIIDLHHDIFFFLILIFVFVSRILVRALWHFHYSKKKIPQRIVHGTTIEILWTIFPSIIPMFIAIPSFALLYSMDEVVVDPAMTIKAIGHQWYRTYEYSDYNSSDEQSLTFDSYTIPEDDLELGQSRLLEVDNRVVLPAKTHLRIIVTPADVPHSWAVPSSGVKCDAVPGRLNQISILVQREGVYYGQCSEICGTNHAFTPIVVEAVPRKDYGSRVSNQLIPGEA encoded by the coding sequence ATGCCCATCCCATGCCTTTCTTGGTTGGACCAACCCAACCGGCGATTTCCGTCTTCCTTCATTGGGAGAGCAAGAACAAGTCTCTCTTTTTTTGGGGGGGGAGCAGAGCAGTCAAAGAAGAAAGCAAAGAAAATGATTGTTCTCAAATGGCTATTCCTCACAATTGCTCCTTGTGATGCAGCGGAACCATGGCAATTAGGATCTCAAGACGCAGCAACACCTATGATGCAAGGAATAATAGACTTACATCACGATATCTTTTTCTTCCTCATTCTGATTTTTGTTTTCGTATCACGGATCTTGGTTCGCGCTTTATGGCATTTCCActattcaaaaaagaaaataccgCAAAGGATTGTTCATGGAACTACTATCGAGATTCTTTGGACCATTTTTCCTAGTATCATTCCGATGTTCATTGCTATACCATCCTTTGCTCTCTTATACTCAATGGACGAGGTAGTAGTAGATCCAGCCATGACTATCAAAGCTATTGGACATCAATGGTATCGGACTTATGAGTATTCTGACTATAACAGTTCCGATGAACAGTCACTCACTTTTGACAGTTATACGATTCCAGAAGATGATCTAGAATTGGGTCAATCACGTTTATTAGAAGTGGACAATAGAGTGGTTCTACCAGCCAAAACTCATCTACGTATTATTGTAACACCTGCTGATGTACCTCATAGTTGGGCTGTACCTTCCTCAGGTGTCAAATGTGATGCTGTACCTGGTCGTTTAAATCAGATCTCCATTTTGGTACAACGAGAAGGAGTTTACTATGGTCAGTGCAGTGAGATTTGTGGAACTAATCATGCCTTTACGCCTATCGTCGTAGAAGCAGTTCCTAGGAAAGATTATGGTTCTCGGGTATCCAATCAATTAATCCCTGGGGAAGCTTAA